Proteins encoded in a region of the Zea mays cultivar B73 chromosome 2, Zm-B73-REFERENCE-NAM-5.0, whole genome shotgun sequence genome:
- the LOC100192571 gene encoding uncharacterized protein LOC100192571, with protein sequence MAALSSCVASGGLALQATLVVSPPRRRGTPVVISVSSHGRRPSLIGSTMNPSGMAPIKRTTRIRAVHPCPANSLGGSLTIIPIPDLLSSWLWMFGAAIAAAVPLYRRFRALEDNVEKTAEAAIEVIDSVAEATEKVADEVAQAFPGSETLKQAASKIKTIADEIEEDADKAEALIEKVDEIKKEVDSIVDPILDKVAKDKS encoded by the exons ATGGCCgcgctcagttcttgtgttgctTCTGGAGGCCTGGCACTTCAGGCCACCCTTGTGGTTTCTCCTCCTCGCCGCCGCGGGACTCCAGTCGTCATCTCCGTATCATCTCATGGTCGCCGCCCAAGTCTTATCGGCTCCACCATGAATCCTTCAGGCATGGCTCCGATCAAAAGAACTACACG AATTCGTGCGGTTCATCCATGCCCTGCAAATTCGTTAGGAGGAAGCCTCACCATCATCCCAATACCTGACCTGCTTTCATCATG GCTCTGGATGTTCGGAGCGGCCatagctgcagcagtgcctcttTACAGAAGGTTCAGAGCATTAGAAG ATAACGTAGAGAAGACGGCGGAGGCGGCGATCGAGGTGATCGACTCGGTGGCGGAGGCGACCGAGAAGGTCGCCGACGAGGTTGCGCAAGCGTTCCCCGGCAGTGAAACTCTCAAGCAGGCAGCCTCCAAGATTAAGACGATCGCGGATGAGATCGAGGAAGATGCCGACAAAGCTGAGGCCCTGATTGAGAAG GTTGACGAGATAAAGAAAGAGGTGGATTCAATCGTCGATCCTATACTCGACAAGGTCGCCAAAGACAAGTCCTAG